The genome window GGTGTGAAACCGAAGGATTTTGATATCGCCACCAATGCGACACCGGAACAAGTCAAACGCCTGTTCCGGCGCGCTTTCATCATCGGCAAACGTTTCCAGATCGTGCATGTGATGTTCGGCCAGGATTTGCTCGAAGTCACCACCTTCCGTGGCGCCTCGACCGAGGCCGCACCAAAAGATGAGCATGGCCGCGTACTGCGTGACAATACCTTCGGCGAACAGCATGAAGATGCCCTGCGTCGCGATTTCACCATCAATGCGATGTACTACGATCCGGCCACGCAAACCGTACTGGATTATCACGGTGGCATGGCCGATATCCGCAACAAGACCTTGCGCATCATCGGGGTGCCGGAAGCACGTTACCGCGAAGATCCGGTGCGTATGCTGCGCGTCGTGCGCTTCGCCGCCAAACTGAATTTCTCCATCGATCCTGACACCAGCGCACCTATCCGCGTGATGGCCCCGCTGATCAATAATGTGCCGGCCGCACGCGTGTTCGATGAAATGCTGAAGCTGCTGATGAGCGGCTCCGCCCTCGCCTGCCTGCAACAACTGCGCAAGGAAGGTTTGCATCACGGCTTGCTGCCTTTGCTGGACGTCGTGCTTGAACAACCGTTGGGTGAAAAGTTTGTGCGCCTCGCTTTGGCCAGCACCGATGAACGCGTCAAACAAGGCAAACCGGTCTCACCCGGCTTCCTGTTTGCTTCGCTGCTGTGGCATCAGGTCCTGGAAAAATGGAAGGCCTACCAGGCGGCAGGTGAATATCCGATTCCGGCCTTGCACCTGGCGGCCGATGATGTGTTGAACACGCAAACCGACAAGCTCGCACTGCAACGCAAGATCGCATCCGATATGCGCGATATCTGGGCGATGCAGCCGCGCTTCGAACGCCGTATCGGCAAGTCGCCGTACAAGCTGCTCGA of Janthinobacterium sp. Marseille contains these proteins:
- the pcnB gene encoding polynucleotide adenylyltransferase PcnB, producing the protein MIKKLIRRILGTKQKTGDTTQPVVLTAKEHRIDPKLVSANAVRVTSTLQQAGFKAFLVGGAVRDLLLGVKPKDFDIATNATPEQVKRLFRRAFIIGKRFQIVHVMFGQDLLEVTTFRGASTEAAPKDEHGRVLRDNTFGEQHEDALRRDFTINAMYYDPATQTVLDYHGGMADIRNKTLRIIGVPEARYREDPVRMLRVVRFAAKLNFSIDPDTSAPIRVMAPLINNVPAARVFDEMLKLLMSGSALACLQQLRKEGLHHGLLPLLDVVLEQPLGEKFVRLALASTDERVKQGKPVSPGFLFASLLWHQVLEKWKAYQAAGEYPIPALHLAADDVLNTQTDKLALQRKIASDMRDIWAMQPRFERRIGKSPYKLLEHLRMRAGYDFLLLRCASGEIDSEIGEWWTAFMEADGPGREALLAKKPGSTAEAAPAKKRPRRRRSRSTGGGAGGTTKAE